A window from Candidatus Woesearchaeota archaeon encodes these proteins:
- a CDS encoding FtsX-like permease family protein: protein MISSETIKYSIKNLLQRKSRSFLTILSIFVGITAIFVFISFGLGLYRYVDEVSSSSSAELILVQPRGGTVPGLDDTFSLNDDDLDAVDKAKGVFEASGVYFTTVEMTQENTRRYTFIIGYDPKVPLIMDSFNIDLAKGRMLESGDEGKVLLGYNYQIPDKIFPKGYDTGDRIEVNGKKLRIIGFLESVGNPQDDSQVYVTNGYIKELFDDESINYGMIVARVDTSDIEGVVENVEKELRKERGLEEGKEDFFVQSYEELLNTYMSVLDVIVGFIILIALISVLVSAVNTANTMITSVLERVKEIGVIKSVGARNSEIFKIFLFESSFLGFVSGLVGVIAGWFIAFVSGIILENLGWAFLSPFYPWQLFLGCIIFATVTGGISGFFPAYQASKLKPVDALRYE from the coding sequence ATGATAAGTTCAGAAACTATAAAATATTCAATTAAAAACCTGCTTCAAAGAAAATCCAGGAGTTTTTTGACTATTCTCTCAATATTTGTTGGGATAACTGCAATATTCGTCTTTATAAGCTTTGGTTTGGGGCTTTATAGATATGTGGATGAAGTATCAAGCAGTTCTTCTGCAGAGCTCATCTTGGTTCAGCCGCGTGGTGGTACAGTGCCTGGATTAGATGATACTTTTAGCCTGAATGATGATGATCTGGATGCTGTAGATAAGGCTAAAGGAGTTTTTGAAGCAAGCGGAGTATATTTTACAACTGTTGAGATGACACAGGAAAATACCAGAAGATATACTTTTATAATAGGATATGATCCAAAAGTGCCGCTTATTATGGATTCTTTTAATATAGATTTAGCGAAAGGCAGGATGCTTGAATCAGGGGATGAAGGTAAAGTTTTACTAGGATACAATTATCAGATACCCGATAAAATCTTTCCGAAAGGATATGATACTGGAGATAGAATTGAGGTAAATGGAAAAAAGCTTAGGATAATAGGATTTCTCGAATCAGTCGGGAATCCTCAAGATGATTCACAGGTTTATGTAACAAATGGTTATATCAAAGAACTTTTTGATGATGAGAGTATAAATTACGGAATGATTGTTGCAAGAGTGGATACCTCTGATATTGAAGGAGTTGTGGAAAATGTAGAGAAAGAATTGAGAAAGGAAAGGGGGCTTGAAGAAGGAAAAGAAGATTTTTTTGTGCAAAGTTATGAGGAATTGCTCAATACTTATATGTCTGTGTTAGATGTTATTGTAGGCTTTATTATTCTTATCGCACTCATTTCTGTACTTGTCAGTGCTGTTAATACCGCAAATACAATGATTACATCCGTTCTTGAGAGGGTAAAAGAAATTGGTGTAATTAAATCTGTAGGGGCAAGAAATTCCGAAATCTTCAAGATATTTCTTTTTGAATCAAGTTTTCTCGGTTTTGTTTCGGGGCTAGTGGGTGTAATAGCTGGCTGGTTTATTGCATTTGTTTCTGGCATAATTTTAGAAAATCTGGGTTGGGCGTTTTTAAGCCCTTTTTATCCATGGCAATTGTTCTTAGGCTGTATTATATTTGCTACAGTAACAGGCGGTATTTCGGGATTTTTCCCAGCATATCAGGCCAGCAAGCTAAAGCCTGTCGATGCACTTAGGTATGAATAG